A region of the Yarrowia lipolytica chromosome 1C, complete sequence genome:
GACATGGCAACCATCATCGACACCCAACACCACATCCATCCACACTAAACACTACTACACAAACGTCGTCATCACTAGTACACGTTTTTTGAACTGCATTCCGCCCACGCGGCACGAGGCACGCCTACCGCATTCTGAGACATCTCATCGACACAAGGCTTTACACTGCAGCACGTGCGGCTGATGGGCACGGGTCTCATGCAGTGATACTTGCAAACAATACTCGTCACACATGGTGATGCAGTCACTCCGTGGACTGATCATATCCGACTCGTCTCCACGCACCCATCTCCTCGCAGCGCTGTCGCCCTGGTCAGATCAACCCCGCTcctactaacacagatgcaACACATGCACATGATGCCCGTCATGCCTcacgacgacgaagacatGGACAAGCGAAAAACGCCCTCGTCCTGGGACCCCCACGATGACCTGCTTTTGCGTCATCTCAAGGAGACGCTCAAGCTCGGCTGGAAAGAAATCGCGTCCCACTTCCCCAACCGAACCCCCAACGCGTGCCAATTCCGATGGCGACGACTCATCAGCGGCACCCTGCGAACTCCACAGCCGCTCCTTACCCTGATCCCCCtggaccagcagcagcagcagggccaACCCCAGGGTCAACCTGGACAGATGCAGCAGGCTCAGCAGATGCAACCCCAGATGCAGCAGCGACCTCCTGGATCATTACAGCAGGGCCCCCCTCACGGCCAGATGCCTCCCCAGGGCCACCCCCAGCACCCccaacagcaacaggcTGCGCCTCATCAGCATGCTCCCCAGCAGCacgctgctcctcctccacaccaTCTGCCTCCGCAGCAGTACCCCTATCCCTACGGATACCCTATGGGCTATGGTCCTCAGGGCGGTCTCCAGGGAGTGCCTCGGcctccccagcagcagcccccTCAGACACAGCCTCACCCCCAAGCCCAGCAGCATGTCACATCACAGCCTCAGCAGGCTCCTCTACCACAACAGTCTGCTCCTCAGCTCCACATGCCTCCTCAcatgcagcagcaacagcagcagcctcctgcGCCCACTTACAGACCCACATTGAGCCCTGAAGTGCCTCAGATGCAGCAACCTACTGTATCTACTCCTCAGGAAGTCGTTGCTCCTCCGGCGCCTACCTCTGCCggctctgcttctgctcccATGTTACAACTGCCTCCGCTCCGATCAGTAGCGTCTCCCCCCACATCGCCTTTACAGCCCCTGTCCAACCTGCCACCAAAGCATGCACCCTggtccaaggaggaggatgatcTTCTGGTGTCTCGAAAGGATCTCGACGTGGTGGAACTGTCTGTGCTGCTTCCCAACCGGCTGAGTCAACAGATCCGATCGCGGTTGTCCTACCTCAACAGCGACCCCACGCTGTGCTCTCCCCCTTTAGGCACCGTCACACTTCCTCCGATCATACCCGCTACAGACGTTGCTGGCGTCAAGGTGCAGGAGGTTCCTGTTTCCGTGTCCGACACGTACTTCCCCAGCAGCTTCATGCGAAGCAAGGGTAGCATGAGTGCCGGTAGCAGTGGTATGGGTGGCATTGGTGGAGTCGCAGCTCTGTCAGCAGCGGCAAGTCTCGCAGCAGTAGCACACAGTGAGGGGAGCCCAACGGCAGGGCATCGACCTGCCCCCTCCTCTGTTCCTGCATTCAGCCCGCCCTCCAAGCGGACCAAACTCGACATTCCTCCCTCCACACAGCCCAAGCTCCAGGCCAAGTTGATAACCGAGTTGGAAAAGAGCAAGTCGCCGCAGACCCTGGGTTCGCTCTCGAATCTGTCATCGCCGCTGTCTTCCACGTCGTCTCCTGGTACGGGCATGATTTCGCCGGCCATAAACCTGCCTACTCCTATCACCAGTGGCAGCAACAAGCCCGGCGCAAGTACGTTGCCCAACAAGCGGCTTTTGGGTCTGGGAACTCCGCATTACTTCCCCAGTCCCCGAACGAGCACGCCCAAGGCGACTAGTGGGAACTGCTACTTTGACAAGTAAAAGGTAATGAGCCAACACAAATGGAGAAGGATGATTGCAGAGGAAGAGACGGTCAGAGACCACGGGTGGTTGATCCATTCGAAAAATAACGATATATATAATGAGAAAAGAAGTAGTAATGATATTTATAAGTTAATTGGGGTCAAGTAGGGGAGATATGTGGTACGAGTGATGATAGATAAGACGATACAAAGCAAAGCAATTGTTTATCACGAAACAATTCGTTTGTCACGCAATTCGGTTGTCTCGGcttcttgtcttgtctgATTGACTCAGTAATGCCATTGTTACTGCCATTGTTACTGCTGTGTAATTCCTTCAGCTTGTTCCATTGACTCAGTGATGGATGGATCGTTTGTGCCCAGGGCTGCATCCACAGCACACTAACGCAGTGGAACCAGTCCGGCGATAATATTTGTAGGCGTCCGATATTATTCTGAGTTGGCGAGGAGATAGCAattggtacagtacggtACGGTGTAGTACGGTAATTGTAGAGCAAACGCTTCTTTTGTGCAGGTGAAGGAGCTAGAAGGAGTTTCTTTCAGCCGCTTGTGGGGTTTGTGTGGTATGTACGTGTTGGTATGTTCGAGTCGTACACGACATTGTGTACTGGTAGGGGTACTGGCATCACTGGGCTACGGTGCAAGTGGGCGGTGCTCGAGCTtacagtagttgtagaTGGAACGCCCTTCCGGTGCAAGTGTTTgcactactcgtaccgtaGCTACCAGTAGTGGCTGTTGAACTAGTGTCGCTTCCGAAACCGCCTGATTCACAT
Encoded here:
- a CDS encoding uncharacterized protein (Compare to YALI0C02629g, weakly similar to uniprot|Q86KG7 Dictyostelium discoideum R2005 protein, similar to Saccharomyces cerevisiae YBL054W and DOT6 (YER088C); ancestral locus Anc_7.372), whose translation is MQHMHMMPVMPHDDEDMDKRKTPSSWDPHDDLLLRHLKETLKLGWKEIASHFPNRTPNACQFRWRRLISGTLRTPQPLLTLIPLDQQQQQGQPQGQPGQMQQAQQMQPQMQQRPPGSLQQGPPHGQMPPQGHPQHPQQQQAAPHQHAPQQHAAPPPHHLPPQQYPYPYGYPMGYGPQGGLQGVPRPPQQQPPQTQPHPQAQQHVTSQPQQAPLPQQSAPQLHMPPHMQQQQQQPPAPTYRPTLSPEVPQMQQPTVSTPQEVVAPPAPTSAGSASAPMLQLPPLRSVASPPTSPLQPLSNLPPKHAPWSKEEDDLLVSRKDLDVVELSVLLPNRLSQQIRSRLSYLNSDPTLCSPPLGTVTLPPIIPATDVAGVKVQEVPVSVSDTYFPSSFMRSKGSMSAGSSGMGGIGGVAALSAAASLAAVAHSEGSPTAGHRPAPSSVPAFSPPSKRTKLDIPPSTQPKLQAKLITELEKSKSPQTLGSLSNLSSPLSSTSSPGTGMISPAINLPTPITSGSNKPGASTLPNKRLLGLGTPHYFPSPRTSTPKATSGNCYFDK